A stretch of the Teredinibacter haidensis genome encodes the following:
- a CDS encoding HD-GYP domain-containing protein yields MGIKQVKIDVNELTVGMFVSGLDRPWTQTPFPLQGFYIRDLDEIKELKVHCNTVYIDVVKGSSPVKTSLRKLTERSASGRKAARAPQQTRIVDVAPLKIRRDVYCEVQPLEKEMAPARELHQQVYNAVGSVMGHLNQDHQHVPINETKRVASQMVDSVLRSPDAFTWLSRVREKDEYTYSHAVRAAVWGILFGRHIGLPKADLDVLAMGVLLKDIGKTRLPKHLLESKRRSSTEQEAYEKFIDYGVEILRKLPDVQPRVTSVVKTHCERVNGSGYPQHLRGDKIPLLGKIAGIVTFYDETVNPRGEAQPLSPSRAVAKLYELREIEFQEELVVEFIRAIGLYPTGTLVELSTGEVGVVVEQNFERRLKPVVMVVLDAYKQTMKKSELVDLAADEKDKQTKLDSGKYSPSDIQRVEILQDLQPGAYDVDVAGIRDEYIQRKQGRGLLGLFRRKGLKLPGL; encoded by the coding sequence TTGGGGATTAAGCAGGTCAAAATAGACGTCAATGAGTTAACGGTTGGCATGTTTGTGTCGGGCCTCGACAGGCCGTGGACACAAACTCCCTTTCCGTTACAGGGCTTCTATATTCGTGACCTCGATGAAATTAAAGAGTTAAAAGTACACTGTAACACCGTCTATATAGATGTGGTTAAAGGCTCTTCCCCGGTAAAAACTAGTTTGCGTAAGCTCACAGAGCGCTCCGCCAGTGGTCGAAAAGCCGCGCGAGCTCCCCAGCAAACACGTATTGTCGACGTGGCGCCACTGAAAATTCGGCGCGATGTTTACTGCGAAGTTCAGCCACTGGAGAAAGAGATGGCTCCCGCGCGCGAATTGCACCAGCAGGTGTACAACGCCGTAGGCAGTGTGATGGGCCATCTGAATCAGGATCACCAGCACGTACCCATCAATGAAACTAAGCGCGTCGCTAGTCAGATGGTAGACAGCGTACTGCGCAGTCCGGATGCCTTTACCTGGTTAAGTCGGGTTCGAGAGAAGGATGAGTACACCTATTCCCACGCCGTGCGCGCGGCCGTTTGGGGCATTTTATTTGGTCGTCATATTGGTCTACCCAAAGCAGATCTCGATGTGTTGGCAATGGGTGTACTGTTGAAAGATATTGGTAAGACACGCTTGCCTAAGCATTTACTGGAAAGTAAGAGGCGCTCCAGTACTGAGCAGGAAGCTTACGAAAAATTTATTGATTACGGTGTAGAAATCCTACGCAAATTGCCAGATGTTCAGCCTCGAGTCACCTCTGTGGTTAAAACCCATTGCGAGCGCGTCAACGGCAGTGGCTACCCGCAGCATCTGCGTGGTGATAAAATTCCTCTACTGGGCAAGATCGCAGGTATTGTCACCTTTTACGATGAAACCGTAAATCCCCGCGGCGAAGCACAGCCGTTGTCGCCATCCAGAGCTGTTGCTAAGTTATACGAGCTGCGCGAAATTGAATTTCAGGAAGAGTTGGTCGTGGAATTTATTCGCGCGATTGGTTTGTACCCTACGGGAACCTTGGTGGAACTCTCTACTGGCGAAGTTGGTGTTGTTGTAGAGCAAAATTTTGAGCGTCGTTTAAAGCCTGTTGTTATGGTGGTACTGGATGCTTATAAACAGACCATGAAAAAGTCTGAGTTGGTCGATCTAGCGGCAGACGAAAAAGATAAACAAACGAAACTGGATTCCGGCAAATACAGCCCTTCAGACATTCAGCGTGTTGAAATCCTTCAAGATCTCCAGCCTGGTGCATATGATGTTGATGTGGCCGGTATTCGGGATGAGTATATTCAGCGCAAGCAGGGGCGAGGTTTACTGGGCTTGTTTAGGCGCAAAGGCCTGAAATTACCCGGTCTCTAA
- a CDS encoding FAD-dependent oxidoreductase — MSERLNNNFQFLDVGRQDPDKKDIVTRKESFEEIYQPFTEKQVEGQAHRCLECGNPYCEWKCPVHNYIPNWLKLVAEGNVIEAAELCHQTNSLPEVCGRVCPQDRLCEGACTLNDGFGAVTIGNTEKYITDTAFALGWKPDMSKVTWTGKKVAVIGAGPAGLGCADILVRNGVKPTVFDRHPEIGGLLTFGIPEFKLEKSVIQKRREIFTGMGVEFRLNTEVGKDITMDEILDQYDAVFLGMGTYTYMKGGFPGEDLPGVYDALPFLISNANRNLGFEKEASDFISVEGQRVVVLGGGDTAMDCNRTSIRQNADKVNCVYRRDEENMPGSRREVTNAREEGVNFLFNRQPIEIVGEGKVEGIKVITTKMGEPDENGRRRAEPIPGSEEVIPADVVLIAFGFRPSPAPWFEQHAISVNSWGGVEAPEKQKFKFQTSNPKVFAGGDMVRGSDLVVTAIWEGREAADGILDFLNI, encoded by the coding sequence ATGTCTGAAAGACTGAACAACAACTTCCAATTTCTCGATGTCGGGCGGCAGGATCCGGACAAAAAAGATATTGTCACGCGCAAAGAGAGTTTTGAGGAAATTTATCAGCCTTTTACCGAAAAGCAGGTAGAGGGGCAGGCGCATCGTTGCCTTGAATGTGGCAACCCTTACTGTGAATGGAAGTGTCCGGTACACAATTACATTCCCAACTGGTTAAAACTGGTTGCTGAGGGCAACGTTATCGAGGCGGCTGAATTGTGTCATCAAACCAATTCGTTGCCCGAGGTTTGTGGACGCGTTTGTCCACAAGATCGTTTGTGTGAAGGTGCATGTACCCTCAACGACGGCTTCGGTGCGGTAACTATCGGCAACACTGAAAAATATATTACCGATACAGCTTTCGCTTTGGGTTGGAAGCCGGATATGAGCAAAGTTACCTGGACGGGTAAAAAAGTGGCTGTGATTGGTGCCGGCCCTGCTGGTCTTGGGTGTGCCGATATTCTGGTACGCAACGGAGTTAAACCCACCGTTTTTGATCGTCATCCGGAAATTGGTGGCTTGCTGACTTTTGGTATTCCCGAATTTAAATTGGAAAAGTCTGTAATCCAAAAGCGTCGTGAAATCTTTACCGGAATGGGCGTTGAGTTCCGTTTAAATACGGAAGTGGGTAAAGATATAACCATGGATGAAATTCTGGATCAGTACGATGCCGTTTTTCTTGGCATGGGCACCTACACTTATATGAAAGGGGGATTTCCTGGTGAAGATCTGCCCGGTGTATACGATGCGCTGCCTTTCTTAATTTCCAATGCCAATCGCAACCTGGGTTTTGAAAAAGAAGCCAGCGATTTTATCAGCGTGGAAGGTCAGAGGGTTGTCGTACTGGGTGGAGGTGATACCGCCATGGACTGTAACCGCACCTCCATTCGCCAGAATGCGGATAAGGTTAACTGTGTATATCGTCGCGATGAAGAAAATATGCCGGGCTCGCGTCGAGAAGTAACCAATGCACGTGAAGAAGGTGTTAACTTTCTTTTTAACCGTCAGCCGATCGAAATCGTAGGCGAAGGTAAAGTTGAAGGTATTAAGGTCATTACCACTAAAATGGGTGAGCCGGATGAAAATGGCCGCCGCCGCGCGGAGCCTATTCCCGGCAGCGAAGAGGTTATTCCTGCAGATGTTGTACTGATTGCCTTTGGATTCCGCCCAAGCCCTGCGCCCTGGTTTGAGCAGCACGCTATTTCGGTCAACAGCTGGGGTGGTGTGGAAGCCCCTGAAAAGCAAAAATTTAAATTTCAGACGTCCAACCCAAAAGTGTTTGCCGGGGGTGATATGGTGCGCGGCTCGGATCTGGTTGTTACCGCGATCTGGGAAGGCCGGGAAGCGGCCGATGGTATTTTGGATTTTCTTAACATATAA
- the hemE gene encoding uroporphyrinogen decarboxylase yields MTELKNDRFLRALLRQPVDVTPVWMMRQAGRYLPEYRAARSRAGDFMGLCTNPERACEVTLQPLERYPLDAAILFSDILTIPDAMGLGLYFETGEGPKFRKPVRTAKDVESLPVVNAEKELTYVVDAVKTIRSELNGRVPLIGFSGSPWTLMTYMVEGGSSKDFRRAKTMVYDQPELAQLLLDKLVASVTDYLNAQIRAGAQAVQIFDTWGGALAHDAYLKYSLEPMQRIVGGLIKEHEGRQVPVILFTKGGGQWLESMADTGASALGLDWTTHIGLARQRVGERVALQGNMDPTMLYASPERIVSEVSAILAAYGKGNGHVFNLGHGITPEVDPEHAGAFIRAVHDLSYKYHSE; encoded by the coding sequence ATGACCGAATTAAAAAACGATCGTTTTCTCCGCGCACTGCTGCGTCAACCCGTCGATGTAACACCTGTCTGGATGATGCGCCAAGCAGGACGATATCTTCCTGAATACCGAGCCGCTCGATCCAGGGCCGGCGATTTTATGGGGCTCTGTACCAATCCCGAGCGTGCCTGTGAAGTGACATTGCAACCCTTGGAGCGATACCCGCTGGATGCGGCTATTCTGTTCTCCGATATTCTTACCATTCCCGATGCGATGGGCTTGGGTTTATATTTTGAAACGGGAGAAGGGCCAAAATTCCGCAAGCCTGTGCGCACAGCGAAAGATGTTGAAAGCCTGCCTGTGGTGAATGCGGAAAAAGAACTGACTTATGTGGTCGATGCGGTTAAAACCATTCGCTCCGAGCTGAATGGGCGGGTGCCATTGATCGGCTTTTCTGGAAGCCCATGGACCTTAATGACCTACATGGTGGAAGGTGGCTCAAGTAAGGATTTTCGACGCGCCAAAACCATGGTTTACGATCAGCCTGAGCTTGCCCAGCTACTGTTGGATAAATTAGTAGCATCGGTCACCGACTACCTTAATGCCCAGATCCGTGCCGGAGCCCAGGCTGTCCAGATTTTCGATACCTGGGGTGGAGCTCTTGCTCACGATGCCTATTTGAAATACTCGCTGGAGCCCATGCAGCGTATCGTTGGCGGACTCATTAAAGAGCACGAGGGGCGCCAAGTGCCGGTGATCCTTTTTACTAAGGGCGGTGGCCAGTGGTTGGAGTCCATGGCGGATACGGGTGCATCTGCCTTGGGTTTGGATTGGACAACCCATATTGGGTTGGCCCGACAGCGCGTAGGCGAGAGAGTGGCTCTTCAGGGGAATATGGATCCAACCATGCTTTACGCCAGCCCGGAAAGAATTGTGTCTGAGGTATCGGCCATATTGGCAGCATACGGCAAGGGCAATGGGCATGTATTTAACCTAGGCCATGGTATTACGCCTGAAGTCGATCCTGAGCATGCGGGGGCGTTTATCCGCGCAGTTCATGACCTGTCCTACAAATATCATAGCGAATAG
- the orn gene encoding oligoribonuclease gives MAISENNLIWVDLEMTGLIPEHDVIIEIATVVTDANLNTLAEGPVFAINQPDAVLEQMDEWCTHQHGKSGLTARVKSSEITIAAAEQATLDFLAQWVPAGKSPMCGNSIGQDRRFLQRFMPRLAHYFHYRNIDVSTLKELAARWSPEMLKGFKKQGSHLALDDIRESVAELAYYREHFIRK, from the coding sequence ATGGCTATCAGCGAAAACAATTTGATTTGGGTTGACTTGGAAATGACAGGGTTAATCCCCGAGCACGATGTTATTATCGAAATAGCCACCGTCGTTACAGATGCGAACCTCAATACTTTGGCGGAGGGTCCGGTTTTTGCGATTAACCAGCCCGATGCAGTTCTAGAACAAATGGACGAATGGTGTACCCATCAGCATGGCAAGTCAGGTTTAACTGCTCGGGTAAAAAGCAGCGAAATCACGATTGCAGCGGCTGAACAGGCTACGCTCGATTTTTTGGCGCAATGGGTGCCTGCGGGGAAATCACCCATGTGTGGCAACTCCATCGGTCAAGATCGTCGCTTTTTACAGCGATTTATGCCCCGCCTCGCGCATTATTTTCACTATCGCAATATCGATGTTAGTACACTTAAAGAGCTGGCTGCGCGCTGGTCGCCCGAGATGCTTAAAGGGTTCAAAAAGCAGGGCTCTCATTTGGCTCTCGATGATATTCGGGAATCTGTTGCTGAGCTGGCCTATTACCGTGAGCACTTTATTCGTAAGTGA
- a CDS encoding methylated-DNA--[protein]-cysteine S-methyltransferase — protein sequence MSNQNELNYRRMTKAIQLLQSHFLDQPSTEQIANQLHLSCSQFHTLFRQWTGLTPKQFLQQVTVEQAKQLLGKGNSCLQTSLSLGMSSGSRLYDHMVTLEAVTPGELKSGGKNLDFYFGDGQTPLGRARLIWNNRGIHSLRFEAGNADLAKADFEKSKNQWRHANWHQDNPAAQDQLHSLFSRRKAEKLHLWVSGTNFQVAVWRGLLKIPPGHIQSYGELAEKLGDKNASRAVGQAVGLNPVAVLIPCHRVIQASGALGGYRWGLETKKILLGKELLAHPVQPLETG from the coding sequence ATGTCGAATCAAAACGAACTCAATTATCGGCGAATGACCAAAGCGATTCAGCTCCTGCAATCGCACTTTCTCGATCAGCCATCTACCGAGCAAATCGCCAACCAACTTCACTTAAGCTGCTCGCAATTCCACACACTATTTCGCCAATGGACAGGCCTAACGCCAAAACAATTTCTGCAACAGGTAACTGTAGAGCAGGCCAAGCAGCTGTTGGGCAAGGGTAACTCCTGCCTGCAAACCAGCTTGTCATTGGGCATGTCTAGCGGCAGTCGGCTGTACGATCATATGGTGACGTTGGAAGCAGTCACTCCTGGCGAGCTTAAAAGCGGCGGTAAAAACCTGGATTTTTATTTTGGCGACGGCCAAACGCCCCTGGGAAGAGCCCGCCTCATCTGGAATAACCGCGGCATTCACAGCCTAAGATTTGAAGCCGGTAATGCCGATCTCGCGAAAGCGGATTTTGAAAAAAGTAAAAATCAGTGGCGACATGCTAACTGGCACCAGGACAACCCGGCAGCGCAAGATCAACTCCATAGCCTTTTTTCACGCCGCAAAGCCGAAAAACTGCACCTCTGGGTTAGTGGTACCAATTTCCAGGTCGCCGTTTGGCGCGGACTGCTTAAGATCCCACCAGGCCACATTCAAAGCTACGGTGAACTCGCCGAAAAGCTAGGAGATAAAAACGCCAGCCGAGCCGTTGGTCAGGCCGTTGGTTTAAATCCCGTCGCCGTACTGATCCCCTGTCATCGGGTAATTCAGGCCAGCGGCGCACTAGGTGGCTACCGCTGGGGGCTGGAAACTAAAAAAATATTATTGGGGAAAGAATTACTCGCACACCCGGTACAACCATTAGAGACCGGGTAA
- the asd gene encoding archaetidylserine decarboxylase (Phosphatidylserine decarboxylase is synthesized as a single chain precursor. Generation of the pyruvoyl active site from a Ser is coupled to cleavage of a Gly-Ser bond between the larger (beta) and smaller (alpha chains). It is an integral membrane protein.), which yields MKSFLFITLQYLTPHHLLSRLVGWFAQTEIPWLKDFLIQRFADSFNVNMAEAEEESLTAYSSFNEFFCRALKSEARPLADDSKLLICPADGAISQTGSINGSTIFQAKGKSFTTTALLGGDTDLAKQFENGQFCTVYLSPKDYHRVHMPIAGKLKSMTHVPGALFSVNPTTVDNVDNLFARNERVVSIFETEIGPVAVILVGAMIVASIETVWAGEVAPRGNKTACFHYQEQESVSLERGQEMGRFKLGSTVIVLLPENSAKWSKRIAPGRTVQMGEAITETPQ from the coding sequence GTGAAGTCATTCTTATTTATCACTCTACAATATCTCACACCACACCACCTGCTTTCGCGATTGGTTGGCTGGTTCGCACAGACGGAAATCCCTTGGTTAAAGGATTTTCTAATACAGCGATTTGCCGATAGCTTTAATGTCAATATGGCTGAAGCTGAAGAGGAGAGCCTCACTGCTTATAGCAGCTTTAACGAATTTTTCTGTCGAGCCCTGAAATCCGAGGCTCGCCCTTTAGCCGATGACAGCAAGCTCCTGATTTGCCCCGCTGATGGCGCCATTAGCCAGACTGGATCCATTAACGGCAGCACGATTTTTCAGGCCAAAGGCAAATCCTTTACCACAACGGCTCTGCTGGGAGGTGATACCGACCTGGCAAAACAATTCGAAAACGGACAGTTCTGCACCGTCTATTTGTCGCCGAAAGACTATCACCGAGTCCATATGCCCATTGCAGGCAAGTTGAAGTCCATGACTCATGTTCCCGGCGCACTTTTCTCCGTCAACCCGACAACAGTAGACAATGTCGATAACCTCTTCGCCCGCAACGAACGCGTTGTCTCCATTTTCGAAACTGAGATCGGCCCTGTCGCCGTTATTCTGGTGGGCGCTATGATTGTGGCCTCTATTGAAACAGTCTGGGCTGGAGAAGTGGCTCCGCGCGGGAATAAAACCGCCTGTTTCCACTACCAGGAACAAGAATCGGTTTCACTGGAGCGAGGCCAGGAAATGGGTCGCTTTAAGCTCGGCTCCACCGTTATAGTCCTGCTGCCGGAAAACAGTGCCAAGTGGTCGAAACGGATTGCTCCAGGGCGAACTGTGCAGATGGGCGAAGCGATTACAGAAACCCCACAATAG
- the rsgA gene encoding small ribosomal subunit biogenesis GTPase RsgA, translated as MTKRKLSHQQSRRIAQNQQRRSRQASEQPQGSGIDEHGLVIARFSKQADIEAADGKVWRCHLRANLGDIVTGDRVVWQQHDESSGVIVSVEPCRNRLQRPDSYGKMRAVAANIDQVLITLAPEPEPHTGLIDRYLVAAENLGVTPVLLVNKSDLLSSENEHPIEKQLIHYRNIGYNVIRASAKTASGMDQLKHELKSKISIFAGQSGVGKSSLIQQLLPGEDIKIGELSEQVAKGRHTTTHSRLYHFPEGGDCIDSPGIREFGLWHLNKDEVIQGFVELKPLAGQCKFRDCNHEQEPGCAINTAVEKGQISAERFSSFRRIIGSLDDVDIKTF; from the coding sequence ATGACTAAGCGTAAACTCAGCCACCAACAATCACGCAGAATCGCGCAAAACCAGCAGCGGCGCAGCCGACAAGCCAGTGAGCAGCCCCAGGGTAGCGGTATCGATGAGCACGGGCTGGTTATCGCCCGCTTCAGTAAGCAGGCCGATATTGAGGCCGCCGACGGAAAAGTGTGGCGCTGCCACCTGCGTGCGAATCTTGGGGATATTGTTACCGGTGATCGGGTGGTTTGGCAGCAACACGATGAAAGCAGTGGCGTTATCGTTTCCGTAGAACCCTGCCGTAACCGACTACAACGGCCAGACAGTTACGGAAAAATGCGTGCGGTCGCAGCCAACATTGATCAGGTTCTGATCACCTTGGCGCCCGAGCCTGAACCCCATACAGGCCTGATCGACCGCTATTTGGTCGCCGCCGAAAACCTAGGCGTTACGCCGGTGCTACTCGTTAATAAATCAGACCTGCTCAGCTCTGAAAATGAACACCCCATCGAAAAGCAATTAATTCACTACCGGAACATCGGTTATAACGTGATTCGAGCCTCAGCTAAAACCGCATCGGGAATGGATCAGCTCAAGCATGAACTCAAGTCTAAAATCAGCATTTTTGCCGGGCAGTCTGGCGTCGGCAAATCATCTCTAATACAACAACTGCTCCCCGGTGAAGACATTAAAATTGGTGAGCTCTCCGAGCAGGTCGCAAAGGGTCGCCACACCACCACCCACTCCCGGCTGTACCACTTCCCCGAGGGCGGCGACTGTATCGACTCTCCCGGCATACGAGAGTTTGGCTTGTGGCACCTGAACAAAGACGAGGTGATACAGGGCTTTGTCGAGCTAAAACCCCTGGCGGGCCAATGCAAGTTTCGCGACTGTAACCACGAACAAGAACCGGGCTGCGCCATCAACACCGCTGTTGAAAAAGGCCAGATATCCGCAGAGCGATTTTCCAGTTTTCGCCGTATAATCGGGTCGCTAGACGATGTTGATATAAAAACATTTTAA